The following coding sequences lie in one Haladaptatus sp. DJG-WS-42 genomic window:
- a CDS encoding plastocyanin/azurin family copper-binding protein, producing the protein MSDDNSEKAVSRRGFLRAAAGTAAVAGAAGNASAQEEGGNNSSEGGSGGGGGSKTVEVGPGGDLVFTPGTEEPLYASPGTTVTFTWGSDNHNIVVDSQPDGAGWEGSESLENEGFTYEHTFDTLGTYEYHCQPHASSGMTGEIVINESGAAPAGGGATSPIPDSAKVIGIATTIGLSTVLGFAYFFMKYGGDYEIDE; encoded by the coding sequence ATGAGCGATGACAATTCTGAGAAGGCGGTGAGCCGTCGGGGCTTCCTCCGGGCCGCCGCAGGGACTGCAGCGGTCGCCGGCGCTGCGGGCAACGCAAGCGCACAGGAAGAAGGTGGGAACAACAGCTCAGAGGGCGGCTCTGGTGGCGGTGGCGGCTCGAAAACGGTCGAAGTCGGCCCGGGTGGCGACCTCGTGTTCACCCCCGGCACCGAAGAACCACTGTACGCCTCCCCGGGAACCACGGTGACGTTCACGTGGGGGTCTGACAACCACAACATCGTGGTGGACAGCCAGCCAGACGGCGCGGGCTGGGAAGGCTCAGAATCCCTCGAAAACGAAGGGTTCACCTACGAACACACGTTCGACACCCTCGGTACCTACGAGTATCATTGCCAGCCCCACGCCTCCTCGGGGATGACGGGTGAAATCGTCATCAACGAGTCGGGTGCCGCGCCCGCTGGCGGCGGTGCAACGTCCCCGATTCCGGACAGCGCGAAGGTCATCGGTATCGCGACGACCATCGGCCTGTCGACGGTACTCGGCTTTGCCTACTTCTTCATGAAGTACGGCGGCGACTACGAAATCGACGAGTAA
- a CDS encoding M42 family metallopeptidase translates to MTDQSDFAFAYPLLKELTEAHGVPGYEDRIRELVRREFEGHVDSVQSDAMGNVVGTVEGASDYEVVIAAHMDEIGFIVRHVTDDGFLQLDALGGWDPAVLKAQRVVVHTDDGDLTGVIGSVPPHTLTEEQKKKDPKVEDVFVDLGLPGEEANERVSVGDLVSMEQTTTVVGNTISGKSLDDRVCLFAMLEAAKRIENPAVTIHFAATVQEEVGLRGAEALGVDLDPDLALALDVTVANDVPGFKPGDYVTTLGAGAAIKLKDGSVITNPKVNKRLRAVAAEHDITHQLEILPAGGTDTGGLQNSAGAKPVGAISIPTRYLHTVAESAHHADIAATIDLLTAFLTSETGQHDYSF, encoded by the coding sequence TTGCGTATCCACTGTTGAAAGAACTCACCGAAGCGCACGGTGTGCCGGGCTACGAAGACCGCATCCGCGAGCTTGTTCGCCGCGAATTCGAAGGACACGTCGATAGCGTCCAGTCTGACGCGATGGGCAACGTCGTCGGAACTGTCGAAGGCGCATCGGACTACGAGGTCGTCATCGCCGCGCACATGGATGAGATTGGGTTCATCGTCCGCCACGTCACCGACGACGGCTTCCTCCAGTTGGACGCACTCGGCGGCTGGGACCCAGCCGTGCTCAAAGCCCAGCGCGTGGTCGTCCACACCGACGACGGCGACCTGACGGGCGTCATCGGCTCTGTGCCGCCCCACACGCTCACAGAAGAACAGAAGAAGAAAGACCCGAAGGTCGAAGACGTGTTCGTCGACCTCGGGCTACCGGGTGAAGAGGCGAACGAACGCGTCAGCGTGGGCGACCTCGTTTCGATGGAGCAGACGACGACGGTCGTTGGGAACACCATCTCAGGGAAGTCCTTAGACGACCGCGTCTGTCTGTTTGCGATGCTCGAAGCCGCAAAGCGCATCGAGAATCCTGCCGTGACTATTCACTTCGCCGCGACCGTCCAAGAGGAGGTTGGCCTGCGCGGTGCGGAGGCGCTCGGCGTGGACTTAGACCCCGACCTCGCACTCGCGCTCGACGTGACCGTGGCGAACGATGTGCCCGGGTTCAAGCCCGGCGACTACGTCACGACGCTCGGCGCGGGCGCAGCCATCAAACTCAAAGACGGAAGCGTCATCACGAACCCGAAGGTGAACAAGCGCCTGCGCGCGGTTGCAGCGGAGCACGACATCACCCACCAACTCGAAATCCTGCCCGCGGGCGGGACGGACACAGGCGGCCTCCAGAACTCCGCCGGCGCAAAGCCCGTTGGCGCGATTTCGATTCCGACGCGTTACCTCCACACGGTGGCAGAGAGCGCCCACCACGCCGACATCGCGGCTACGATTGACCTTCTGACCGCATTCCTCACCTCGGAAACTGGCCAGCACGACTACTCGTTCTGA